The following proteins come from a genomic window of Drosophila sulfurigaster albostrigata strain 15112-1811.04 chromosome X, ASM2355843v2, whole genome shotgun sequence:
- the LOC133848404 gene encoding uncharacterized protein LOC133848404 isoform X1, whose product MNAAVCVMVTVPTELEEKRCLQPHLRQRMRDREKANAEQLSANAPLEQVLRSIVEKLRLEQVFWSQDLAGCQLQARFDLQQDERYERLLSTLQDWGIGERAGTQVTAINCLETRLKRGATGAGAGAATETATQQQQQQHQQQQQQQQQRQHLGWQSFMDSVRCRLNVNQVVRLVRRDATINFDFVVLLVAAALLSCVGLVENSFLFLSSSMLISPLMGPIIAGIFGSVIRDRGLRWLGIRNELIGIAISVVIGFAFGCAICFGGLSRHFVLSGGFTEEIITRCDTHSLAIGLVTALASGAAAAIGVLGGNTGSLVGVAISASLLPPAVNAGLLGAIGACMQLWHVDAQLLQSLSKHRDYSQQLHIELFICAAVSMALTLVNVLCVWLMGVVVLHIKEVAPTVQRRDQHFWRHDVRLAREVALHDPELHSAIDRLDSDERRLIDVEATQYQHTWSPGMLHVATATESETAEAAKQEHNYHTVHGFQDFCITLHKLKRPQLASSVAAPLPSFMEVFKPLPEKQEMDVMASAESCQLNVHRSLPDLRMKEHLKLPRCVHWQEEQQPSHSRSRSYSYSKRSSYTPCYDCDNQSASSSHSNIPSHSHSNSYSKSHNCNPSHSFSHSDRPNPNHSHSHSYSTSNSNNPSHSYSHCHSHSYSSNQSHSARQRFSHSGQVLLPLPPDRRLRLLRSRSNNNKKSEECDYEHEFNV is encoded by the coding sequence ATGAATGCAGCTGTTTGTGTGATGGTCACCGTGCCCACCGAGCTGGAGGAGAAGCGTTGCCTACAACCGCATCTAAGACAAAGGatgcgagacagagagaaagcgaATGCAGAGCAGCTGTCAGCAAATGCGCCTCTCGAGCAAGTGCTGCGATCGATTGTGGAAAAGCTGCGGCTGGAGCAAGTCTTTTGGTCACAGGATCTGGCGGGATGTCAACTTCAGGCACGCTTTGATCTGCAGCAGGACGAACGCTACGAACGCTTGCTGAGTACGCTGCAGGATTGGGGCATTGGCGAGAGGGCTGGCACCCAAGTGACTGCCATCAATTGCCTGGAGACGCGACTGAAGCGGGGCgcaactggagctggagctggagcagcgACTGAGACtgcaacgcaacaacaacagcaacagcatcaacagcagcagcagcagcagcagcagcgacaacatcTCGGTTGGCAGAGCTTCATGGACTCGGTGCGCTGTCGCCTGAATGTGAATCAAGTTGTTCGCTTGGTGCGACGCGATGCCACCATCAACTTTGACTTTGTCGTGCTCCTCGTGGCTGCCGCTTTGCTCTCCTGCGTGGGTCTCGTCGAGAACAGTTTCCTCTTCCTCTCCAGCAGCATGCTCATCTCCCCGCTGATGGGTCCCATCATAGCGGGCATCTTTGGCTCCGTGATACGCGATCGTGGACTCCGTTGGCTGGGCATACGCAACGAGCTGATTGGCATTGCCATCTCTGTTGTCattggctttgcctttggctgcGCCATCTGCTTTGGTGGCCTCTCGCGTCACTTTGTGCTCTCCGGCGGCTTCACCGAGGAGATCATCACACGCTGCGACACTCATTCTCTGGCCATTGGCCTTGTGACAGCGTTGGCTTCGGGTGCGGCGGCTGCTATTGGCGTGCTGGGCGGCAACACGGGCTCGTTGGTGGGCGTGGCCATTTCGGCATCGCTGCTGCCGCCGGCGGTGAATGCGGGACTCTTGGGCGCCATCGGAGCGTGCATGCAACTGTGGCACGTGGACGCGCAGCTGTTGCAGAGCCTTTCAAAGCATCGCGACTATTCGCAGCAGCTGCACATTGAGCTGTTCATCTGTGCAGCAGTGAGCATGGCCTTAACCCTTGTCAATGTGCTGTGCGTGTGGCTGATGGGCGTGGTGGTGCTGCACATCAAGGAGGTGGCGCCGACGGTGCAGCGACGGGATCAGCACTTTTGGCGGCACGATGTCCGGCTGGCACGCGAGGTGGCGCTGCACGATCCCGAGCTGCACAGCGCCATCGATCGGCTGGACAGCGATGAGCGGCGACTCATTGATGTGGAGGCCACGCAGTATCAGCACACTTGGTCGCCgggcatgttgcatgttgccaCAGCAACGGAGAGTGAGACGGCGGAGGCGGCCAAGCAGGAGCACAACTATCACACGGTGCACGGGTTTCAGGACTTTTGCATTACGCTGCACAAGCTGAAGCGGCCGCAGCTGGCAAGCAGCGTTGCGGCACCGTTGCCCAGCTTCATGGAGGTGTTCAAGCCGCTGCCAGAGAAGCAAGAGATGGACGTGATGGCAAGTGCAGAGAGCTGCCAGCTTAACGTGCATCGCAGTTTGCCTGATTTGCGGATGAAAGAGCATCTAAAGCTGCCGCGCTGCGTGCACTGGCAAGAGGAGCAGCAACctagtcacagtcgcagtcgcagttacagttacagcaAGAGAAGCAGTTACACTCCATGTTATGACTGTGATAATCAGAGCGCCAGTTCAAGTCACAGTAACATTCcaagtcacagtcacagtaaCAGTTACAGCAAAAGTCACAATTGCAATCCCAGTCACAGTTTCAGTCACAGCGACAGGCCCAATCCCaatcacagtcacagtcacagttacaGCACAAGTAACAGTAACAATCCCAGTCACAGTTACAGTCACtgtcacagtcacagttacaGCTCCAATCAAAGTCACAGTGCTCGACAAAGATTCTCGCACTCGGGCCAAgtgctgctgcctttgccgCCGGATCGACGTCTGCGTTTGCttcgcagtcgcagcaacaacaacaagaagagcgAGGAATGCGACTACGAGCACGAGTTCAATGTCTAG
- the LOC133848404 gene encoding uncharacterized protein LOC133848404 isoform X2 translates to MNAAVCVMVTVPTELEEKRCLQPHLRQRMRDREKANAEQLSANAPLEQVLRSIVEKLRLEQVFWSQDLAGCQLQARFDLQQDERYERLLSTLQDWGIGERAGTQVTAINCLETRLKRGATGAGAGAAKHQQQQQQQQQRQHLGWQSFMDSVRCRLNVNQVVRLVRRDATINFDFVVLLVAAALLSCVGLVENSFLFLSSSMLISPLMGPIIAGIFGSVIRDRGLRWLGIRNELIGIAISVVIGFAFGCAICFGGLSRHFVLSGGFTEEIITRCDTHSLAIGLVTALASGAAAAIGVLGGNTGSLVGVAISASLLPPAVNAGLLGAIGACMQLWHVDAQLLQSLSKHRDYSQQLHIELFICAAVSMALTLVNVLCVWLMGVVVLHIKEVAPTVQRRDQHFWRHDVRLAREVALHDPELHSAIDRLDSDERRLIDVEATQYQHTWSPGMLHVATATESETAEAAKQEHNYHTVHGFQDFCITLHKLKRPQLASSVAAPLPSFMEVFKPLPEKQEMDVMASAESCQLNVHRSLPDLRMKEHLKLPRCVHWQEEQQPSHSRSRSYSYSKRSSYTPCYDCDNQSASSSHSNIPSHSHSNSYSKSHNCNPSHSFSHSDRPNPNHSHSHSYSTSNSNNPSHSYSHCHSHSYSSNQSHSARQRFSHSGQVLLPLPPDRRLRLLRSRSNNNKKSEECDYEHEFNV, encoded by the exons ATGAATGCAGCTGTTTGTGTGATGGTCACCGTGCCCACCGAGCTGGAGGAGAAGCGTTGCCTACAACCGCATCTAAGACAAAGGatgcgagacagagagaaagcgaATGCAGAGCAGCTGTCAGCAAATGCGCCTCTCGAGCAAGTGCTGCGATCGATTGTGGAAAAGCTGCGGCTGGAGCAAGTCTTTTGGTCACAGGATCTGGCGGGATGTCAACTTCAGGCACGCTTTGATCTGCAGCAGGACGAACGCTACGAACGCTTGCTGAGTACGCTGCAGGATTGGGGCATTGGCGAGAGGGCTGGCACCCAAGTGACTGCCATCAATTGCCTGGAGACGCGACTGAAGCGGGGCgcaactggagctggagctggagcagcgA agcatcaacagcagcagcagcagcagcagcagcgacaacatcTCGGTTGGCAGAGCTTCATGGACTCGGTGCGCTGTCGCCTGAATGTGAATCAAGTTGTTCGCTTGGTGCGACGCGATGCCACCATCAACTTTGACTTTGTCGTGCTCCTCGTGGCTGCCGCTTTGCTCTCCTGCGTGGGTCTCGTCGAGAACAGTTTCCTCTTCCTCTCCAGCAGCATGCTCATCTCCCCGCTGATGGGTCCCATCATAGCGGGCATCTTTGGCTCCGTGATACGCGATCGTGGACTCCGTTGGCTGGGCATACGCAACGAGCTGATTGGCATTGCCATCTCTGTTGTCattggctttgcctttggctgcGCCATCTGCTTTGGTGGCCTCTCGCGTCACTTTGTGCTCTCCGGCGGCTTCACCGAGGAGATCATCACACGCTGCGACACTCATTCTCTGGCCATTGGCCTTGTGACAGCGTTGGCTTCGGGTGCGGCGGCTGCTATTGGCGTGCTGGGCGGCAACACGGGCTCGTTGGTGGGCGTGGCCATTTCGGCATCGCTGCTGCCGCCGGCGGTGAATGCGGGACTCTTGGGCGCCATCGGAGCGTGCATGCAACTGTGGCACGTGGACGCGCAGCTGTTGCAGAGCCTTTCAAAGCATCGCGACTATTCGCAGCAGCTGCACATTGAGCTGTTCATCTGTGCAGCAGTGAGCATGGCCTTAACCCTTGTCAATGTGCTGTGCGTGTGGCTGATGGGCGTGGTGGTGCTGCACATCAAGGAGGTGGCGCCGACGGTGCAGCGACGGGATCAGCACTTTTGGCGGCACGATGTCCGGCTGGCACGCGAGGTGGCGCTGCACGATCCCGAGCTGCACAGCGCCATCGATCGGCTGGACAGCGATGAGCGGCGACTCATTGATGTGGAGGCCACGCAGTATCAGCACACTTGGTCGCCgggcatgttgcatgttgccaCAGCAACGGAGAGTGAGACGGCGGAGGCGGCCAAGCAGGAGCACAACTATCACACGGTGCACGGGTTTCAGGACTTTTGCATTACGCTGCACAAGCTGAAGCGGCCGCAGCTGGCAAGCAGCGTTGCGGCACCGTTGCCCAGCTTCATGGAGGTGTTCAAGCCGCTGCCAGAGAAGCAAGAGATGGACGTGATGGCAAGTGCAGAGAGCTGCCAGCTTAACGTGCATCGCAGTTTGCCTGATTTGCGGATGAAAGAGCATCTAAAGCTGCCGCGCTGCGTGCACTGGCAAGAGGAGCAGCAACctagtcacagtcgcagtcgcagttacagttacagcaAGAGAAGCAGTTACACTCCATGTTATGACTGTGATAATCAGAGCGCCAGTTCAAGTCACAGTAACATTCcaagtcacagtcacagtaaCAGTTACAGCAAAAGTCACAATTGCAATCCCAGTCACAGTTTCAGTCACAGCGACAGGCCCAATCCCaatcacagtcacagtcacagttacaGCACAAGTAACAGTAACAATCCCAGTCACAGTTACAGTCACtgtcacagtcacagttacaGCTCCAATCAAAGTCACAGTGCTCGACAAAGATTCTCGCACTCGGGCCAAgtgctgctgcctttgccgCCGGATCGACGTCTGCGTTTGCttcgcagtcgcagcaacaacaacaagaagagcgAGGAATGCGACTACGAGCACGAGTTCAATGTCTAG